In Oryza brachyantha chromosome 1, ObraRS2, whole genome shotgun sequence, the following are encoded in one genomic region:
- the LOC121053303 gene encoding trihelix transcription factor ASR3-like, whose product MAAMFADKSQVVEASTRTDRSSSREAAAMSGANASSPAAATASTPRSRLPRWTRHETLVLLQAKRAMEQRGRRSPQPLRLNWAVVSAYCRRHGVERGPMQCRKRWGNLSWDLKKIVAWEKNLATTAADAVVPGAGGGGAPDAEAPPPTALESFWDMRGEQRRARLLPSSFDREVYNALVGGVDAAAPPSYFGEDLADADDVDADEPPPPPPLMVMPISARKYEPPATSSQRECSDAATASAKKVGEASDKNSTSQHDGGCGGGGLKDSEATYGGGGGAEEGTTTATATAATASIGRQVIEALERGNRMLGDQLEAQRAMWDMERDQRAALLAAVNKLASAVCRIADKL is encoded by the exons ATGGCGGCGATGTTCGCAGATAAATCCCAGGTGGTGGAGGCCTCGACGcgcaccgatcgatcgagttcACGGGAGGCGGCAGCGATGTCCGGCGCCAAtgcgagctcgccggcggccgccacggCCAGCACGCCGCGGTCGCGGCTCCCGCGGTGGACGCGGCACGAGACGCTGGTGCTGCTCCAGGCGAAGCGCGCCATGGAGCAGCGCGGCCGGCGGTCGCCGCAGCCGTTGAGGCTCAACTGGGCGGTGGTGTCGGCCTactgccgccgccacggcgtgGAGCGTGGCCCCATGCAGTGCCGCAAGCGCTGGGGCAACCTCTCCTGGGACCTCAAGAAGATCGTCGCCTGGGAGAAGAAcctcgccaccaccgccgccgacgccgtcgtccccggcgccggtggtggtggcgcgccGGAcgcggaggcgccgccgccgacggcgctcGAGTCGTTCTGGGACATgcgcggcgagcagcggcgcgcgAGGCTGCTTCCGTCGTCGTTCGACCGGGAGGTCTACAAcgcgctcgtcggcggcgtcgacgccgccgcgccgccgtcctacTTCGGCGAGGACCTCGCCGATGCCGACGACGTGGACGCGGacgagccgccgccaccgccgccgctcatgGTCATGCCCATATCAG CGAGGAAGTACGAGCCACCTGCTACGTCTTCTCAACGGGAATGCTCTGATGCAG CTACAGCGAGTGCGAAGAAAGTCGGGGAGGCGTCGGACAAGAACTCGACGTCGCAGCAcgacggcggttgcggcggcggaggcctcAAGGACAGCGAGGCCacgtacggcggcggcggcggagcggaggaaggcacgacgacggcgacggccaccgcggcgacggcgagcatcGGGAGGCAGGTGATCGAGGCGCTGGAGAGAGGGAACCGCATGCTGGGCGACCAGCTGGAGGCGCAGCGGGCGATGTGGGACATGGAGAGGGACCAGAGGGcggcgctcctcgccgccgtcaacaagctcgcctccgccgtctGCCGGATCGCCGACAAGCTCTGA